Part of the Pagrus major chromosome 9, Pma_NU_1.0 genome, TACACTTACAAAGCTAGAGATTAAGTTTGTCTTTGTTCACTACCACACAAGCCACACACCTACATTGTGTTTTAATAGCGTTATAAGTCAGCAGGCTAATTTAGTGATCCATTTCATGGGACACCCCCAAACAGGCTGGTAGGCAACACAAGCAAATAGAGAACAGAAGCAGACACAAAAGAGTGAAGCACCATCAGAAAACATGATAGTGAATTAAGAGAGAGGGAAGTGGGGGTTATATACAGAGGGGGAGGCGGACTGTCAGTGTGTGCCTTCGTCAACAATACAGGTCACCATGGTTACATAGGTTTTTGCAAATCCAGCTGCTTAAAGAAGATTAAAGGAGAGGGTATCCCTAAAGGAGTAGTGTGGGAGCAGGGCTGTATCCAGAGACAAGTGTGTCACTGGGAGCAGAGACACAGTGAATCtgaatgacagacagacagggtgGAACTAGGACAGAAAACATCATCTTGTCCTGCAGGCATGGCTGAACTCTGCTCCTGGTATTCTTTACCCTTACTTCCTTTGAGACAGACACAGGTGACGAGGGTGGAGGGACATGGACAGTGTTACTAGACAGGAGCCTTAATACACtgtagtgtgtatatatatatatatatttatatatatgtgtgtgtgtgtgtgtgtgtgtgtgtcctgtatatgcaagtgtgtgaatgtgtctcctctgtaatgtgtaaaactgtgtttttacatttgtctCCCTTATGGCAGCAGCTGTTTCTTAGGCCTCGCTCTCCCCAGCTGATGAGGTGTTCTGCGCCTCCTCCTCCAGAATGGGCACGATCAGGTTGTCCTTGGACATCAGGTTGTACTTCATTACGAAGCGTGTGAACCGGTGACACAGGAACGTTTCATTCTATGCACAAAcgcaaatgcacacacacacaccagcaacAATGAAATTCTGCATTTTGATTCATCAACATACTAGTTGCTTAATTGAGCAGCTTTACAAATCACATCAAAAACTAAACACCTGACATTTGCGTTTTATTGTGCACAGGGCCATTATTTACTTGCATTACAGTTATAGTCTTTATTATATTTAGGTCGTTGTTATATTTAATCTGAATTCAAGAGTACTGTACCTTTAACATGTAGTCAACAATGGAAAAGATACACACACCAAAATTAAATTTTCTCAAGTGTTATTGTTTCATCAGGTATTTCCAAAGACACCTACCTCATACTTGTCAAATATCTGGCGGTGATGGAAGTAGGCATGAGAGAATATCCTATAGATGCGACGACAGACGGAGCCCAGTTTGGCCACTGATGACTCCTTGATGCTTACCCTAGAATGACAAATCATTCGGTAGCTGTTTAAAATGATGTACCAACTGTAAGCCAGTGCAATGGTATCATGGTGATTTTTCACAGCAATCCAAAGCTCGGGACATGATGGCAGTAAAAGGGTCAAACaattatttgtttaaatttccTGAAACTAACAATGTGACAAGtgtgcttttcacactgcacctAGTCCCAGGCTACAACAGCCGTCCACACTGGCACATTCCAAAGTGGGCTAATCTCTATTTTAGCCTAAGGCTTGCTGGCCCTGCTCTGGAGCAGGGTTAGCCCAGAGTTTGTGGGCTTATTCTCTGAATATGAACTAAACGTGAGGCTAACAGGTAGCAGTACAAAGAACGGGGATAAAGTAAAGAGGGTAGATAATGTCAAACAGATATTTAACCCAGGGTTAGTGAAAATGCAGTGAGAATTGAATAGCACTGGGTTTAGGTGAACCCTCGGGTGAACAGTCAGTGTGTATATTCTAAGCCCAGGGCTGAGATTATGGAGTTTGAAAAGCCCTAACAGGCCCACTTCTCACAACAACTGGCCAGGTGTGGGGAGATGACAGTATGCAACTTCATGTACAAACTCGTTTATTTCAAGTATACCCCAGCCTTAAAGCAACTATAAATCTTCttttcacaatgacaatgcaTCAAATGACAATATGAAAGGGGGTCACTCATAGTGATGAACCTACTAGAAGAATCACCTAAATCTGCAGCTCCCTTCGACTCTACTGAGATTTGGTAATGAGTTGAAGCTCAATGTCTAGCTGTCCTGCCTGTAACATTCCCGTTCGTTCACTctcacagcagcaggcagctgctttcaggaaaaaaaatctctaaaaaCTGAAATctacctgctcagcagcaaacagacacaattaGTGACTAACCTAGCTGGTGGAAATTGATCAGCTGAAGAATCagatttccctcaggagttaaacagaaaataacagctgaaagagtgaatattggagtAAAGTTTGCCAGGTGGGCAGAAACACATctgcaaataaataattatgTTGCTTTGTAACTGCTAGCAACTATTTGCTTACAAGTCAGCCACATTAACTAAAAGGTGATAAGTCAGTTTCTCATTCATAGCTCGTTTCCATCTcctccaagtggccaaaaacatCAATTTTTACAGGTTTAAGGAAGAAGACTGACCTGCTGGGGAAGTATTTGTTGCTATTGAGAAGACAGGCAGCTCCGTCCAGCGTGTGCCTGGTGTAATCAATGGCAGGGCACTGTAGATGCAgcaggacaaaacacacagaactgtCATTAAGAGCACAAACATAAAGACAAATACATCATGTTTAGAGATTCAAACACGTGAAAGTAATCTTCAGAGGGGATAAAAAGTACAGCATAAAGCTGTTAATGACAAAATGAGCTTTGAATGAAGCACCGTGTTGACTCACCTCTTTGGGTGTCTTGTGGGCAGCACATAAAAAGATCCACTGCTCTGTGGCTGTCATCTGGGTGCAGGTGTCTGGATGGCACTCACTCTGAAGAAGGGGACGAGCATCACTGAACATGCTTATAAAGCACTACTCCTTACAATTACATCCTTTCATCTCTTTCAGTGCAATTCAGTCTACAGTTCTCAAATTTAATGGTGAGACATCAACACTAACAGTAGTTTGTACAAAACTGGCTgctatattttaaatgtaaaattgaaTTCTTGCACTTATCCAACAGCAGAGTATGTAGTATCAATAACCTGCTGGGGACATGTTGAGGATACCGGTGTCCCCTTTACAAACAGGTCAAACAACAGCTCAAACAACAGCTCATTTCCAAATAAGTGTTCTTTTAAAACCCTTAATTATATCTCATGTATATATTTGCTTTAGGTACACAGAAAACCTTTAAATATATGCATCAtctaatatgaaataaaaaaacccaactgTATCTGTTGAGTTAGATCATTTACCTGCAGTTTTACAGCTAGTCCGTTGAGCTCCAGGCAGAACTGCCTACAAAGAGAACAAGAGCACAGTTACTAAAAAGACAAATGAGCATGAGGGCATATACTGTCAGATCTATATATGATttctgcttcagcaaccaggtaATGGTCAAACTTCGGGAACAGATTTTAAAACACAACTATTGTGAAGAGGTCTGAGAGCATGTCTATGCTCTATACATCTATACATCTATACATCTTTTCCATTAACCCCAACATTTGCTCATATTTTCACAATATGTTTGAAAACAGCCCTTACACGTTCTTATATAAATCCACCATGCCTGAACATCAGTAGTTGCCCTGTCATCATATATCTGTAACTACACAATAGACCTTACCAATTTATGGCAATATTTTGCAAACcttcaacacaacataactTCATATCAGTTGAATACTAAAGCATTTGCCTCATTGTTAG contains:
- the LOC141001854 gene encoding MOB-like protein phocein isoform X3; amino-acid sequence: MRKILLDISSRGVIPLQCVRSTLTKKPGCSSTPTLRHQEMAFRKFLPLFDRVLVERLTAETVTKGGIMLPEKSQGKVLQATVVAVGPGSVNQDFYNWPDESFEEMDSTLAVQQYIQQNIRSDCSNIDKILEPPEGQDEGVWKYEHLRQFCLELNGLAVKLQSECHPDTCTQMTATEQWIFLCAAHKTPKECPAIDYTRHTLDGAACLLNSNKYFPSRVSIKESSVAKLGSVCRRIYRIFSHAYFHHRQIFDKYENETFLCHRFTRFVMKYNLMSKDNLIVPILEEEAQNTSSAGESEA
- the LOC141001854 gene encoding MOB-like protein phocein isoform X1: MVMAEGTAVLRRNRPGTKAKDFYNWPDESFEEMDSTLAVQQYIQQNIRSDCSNIDKILEPPEGQDEGVWKYEHLRQFCLELNGLAVKLQSECHPDTCTQMTATEQWIFLCAAHKTPKECPAIDYTRHTLDGAACLLNSNKYFPSRVSIKESSVAKLGSVCRRIYRIFSHAYFHHRQIFDKYENETFLCHRFTRFVMKYNLMSKDNLIVPILEEEAQNTSSAGESEA